The following are encoded in a window of Natronoarchaeum philippinense genomic DNA:
- a CDS encoding MFS transporter, giving the protein MPPEAGQSQTDREAVHSFLDDRPDAEATLEAILDVDAERETWTFEDIPADSGTFGELVSQGIVEKADGEYRLADRDAVVAAVSGDAETVEQGDSFWESFEFNLDVSVDPRAMAGLAGALVFLLVMRITAYGSVMRDEHVISPGNDPYFFRYWMEELLTRSSGPTDWGVIATLPEGMEGTRPLSHATNWFVAELLGGGQQAATTVAAWLPVVATLALGVVLYKLATVLTDDPRVGIASVAVLATIPAHAVYTGIGFIDHQIHQYFWLGVTVLSLAWLAVDLQERRDVNASNDAAIRAHLSAGWTWVTAVALGIGVGFSAHAWGGSPLVFIPLAGYIGLRALMDARADVSPAVANIPLVVGVGLGSVISYLLHARWGWQESFAAYTPLLVFGGTIAVLVLGEVWRRFDWPLSALVVLEAGVAGAGLWLFRRLRPEDVAQLQTRVDDLFFRDGMTEANSLFAAEYGFVFGPLTQTGLAFYLALVPLGWATWVAYRRYEPGWLLMAVCTWYFTALAGIQMRFTGQLALFVSVLGGLGLVYVLSAVDLARTPLPFQEEGPDTGSLLGSGTADGRRSISVGVPDDQAQLSYLVGIFVLFAGLGMVLVPSLVSQVTYSDAEYQAAVAMDEHAESTNRTYPENYVLSEWDENRMFNYVVNGEAETYGYAERNYDDFWASKSLDQWYEQSERKIGYIVVTGEVESSAIGGQSTNGGESTDTNHQQIFISENREVAVYAVRQQE; this is encoded by the coding sequence ATGCCACCGGAGGCCGGCCAGTCCCAGACGGACCGTGAGGCCGTCCACTCGTTCCTCGATGATCGACCCGACGCCGAAGCGACGCTCGAAGCGATTCTCGATGTCGACGCCGAGCGCGAAACGTGGACGTTCGAGGACATTCCTGCAGACTCGGGAACGTTCGGTGAGCTCGTCTCTCAGGGAATCGTCGAGAAGGCCGACGGCGAGTACCGGCTTGCCGATCGGGACGCCGTCGTCGCCGCGGTGTCCGGGGACGCCGAGACGGTCGAACAGGGTGATTCGTTCTGGGAGAGCTTCGAGTTCAATCTGGACGTTTCCGTCGACCCCCGGGCGATGGCCGGCCTCGCCGGCGCGCTCGTCTTTTTGCTCGTGATGCGAATCACCGCGTACGGGTCGGTGATGCGCGACGAGCACGTCATTTCGCCGGGGAACGACCCCTACTTCTTTCGCTACTGGATGGAGGAGTTGCTCACCCGATCGTCGGGGCCGACCGACTGGGGCGTGATTGCGACCCTTCCCGAAGGGATGGAGGGGACCCGACCGCTCTCGCACGCGACGAACTGGTTCGTCGCCGAGTTGCTAGGCGGTGGACAGCAGGCGGCGACGACCGTCGCGGCGTGGTTGCCCGTCGTCGCCACGCTCGCGCTCGGCGTCGTGCTGTACAAGCTCGCGACCGTGCTGACCGACGATCCACGTGTGGGCATCGCCTCGGTCGCCGTGCTGGCGACGATTCCGGCCCACGCCGTCTATACGGGGATTGGCTTCATAGATCATCAGATCCACCAGTATTTCTGGCTCGGCGTGACGGTGCTGTCGCTGGCGTGGTTGGCGGTCGATCTCCAAGAACGACGCGACGTGAACGCGTCGAACGACGCCGCAATTCGGGCACACCTGAGCGCAGGCTGGACGTGGGTCACTGCTGTAGCGCTCGGGATCGGCGTCGGCTTCTCGGCGCACGCGTGGGGCGGGTCACCGCTCGTGTTCATCCCGCTCGCGGGGTATATCGGTCTCCGCGCGCTGATGGACGCCCGTGCGGACGTGTCGCCGGCAGTGGCGAACATTCCGCTCGTTGTCGGCGTCGGACTGGGAAGCGTGATTTCGTACCTACTGCACGCGCGCTGGGGTTGGCAGGAATCGTTCGCCGCGTACACGCCGCTTCTGGTGTTCGGCGGGACGATCGCGGTGCTCGTGCTGGGCGAGGTCTGGCGTCGCTTCGACTGGCCGCTCAGCGCGCTCGTCGTGCTCGAAGCGGGCGTGGCCGGCGCGGGGCTGTGGTTGTTCCGACGACTGCGCCCCGAGGACGTAGCGCAGTTGCAAACTCGTGTCGACGATCTGTTCTTCCGTGACGGGATGACCGAGGCGAACTCGCTGTTCGCTGCCGAATACGGGTTCGTCTTCGGGCCACTGACCCAGACCGGGCTTGCATTCTACCTCGCGCTGGTGCCGTTGGGCTGGGCGACGTGGGTCGCGTATCGGCGCTACGAACCCGGGTGGCTGTTGATGGCGGTGTGTACCTGGTACTTCACCGCGCTCGCAGGAATTCAGATGCGGTTTACCGGGCAGTTAGCGCTGTTCGTCTCGGTGCTGGGGGGCCTCGGGCTGGTGTACGTGCTGTCGGCGGTCGATTTGGCTCGGACGCCGCTTCCGTTTCAAGAGGAAGGCCCGGATACAGGATCGTTACTTGGATCGGGGACAGCTGACGGACGGCGCTCGATCTCGGTTGGGGTGCCAGACGACCAGGCACAGTTATCTTATCTGGTCGGTATCTTCGTGTTGTTCGCCGGGCTGGGAATGGTGTTAGTTCCCTCGCTGGTCAGCCAAGTGACCTACAGCGATGCCGAGTATCAGGCTGCGGTGGCGATGGACGAGCATGCGGAGAGTACAAACCGGACGTATCCTGAAAACTACGTGCTGAGCGAGTGGGATGAGAACAGGATGTTCAATTACGTGGTCAATGGGGAGGCTGAGACGTATGGGTACGCCGAGCGAAACTACGACGACTTCTGGGCGAGCAAAAGTCTGGATCAGTGGTACGAACAGTCCGAAAGGAAGATAGGATATATCGTAGTCACTGGTGAAGTGGAATCATCGGCAATTGGTGGGCAGAGTACCAACGGCGGAGAGTCAACAGACACGAACCATCAACAAATATTCATTAGCGAAAATCGAGAAGTGGCGGTATACGCAGTGAGACAGCAAGAATGA
- the aglM gene encoding UDP-glucose 6-dehydrogenase AglM: MNINVVGSGYVGTTLAACLADLGHDVTAIDIDEDVVAELNAGRAPIHEPGLDELVAEHAGENLQATTAYENVADAEATFLAIQTPSREDGSIDVAPLEAAAEMTGEALADADSDHLVIVKSTITPPKVDEIRDAVAEGLGESSSRVEVATNPEFLREGTAVEDFLAPQKVVFGTDSAWATDRLEAVYAPLLADHDTHVVQTGPETATMIKYANNAFLATKISLINDLGNVCKEFGIDAYEVADAIGLDDRIGEQFLRSGVGWGGSCFPKDVAAIIAAAREAGYDPAVLDAAVEVNDRQPERLLELLDEHVDVEGKRVAVLGLAFKPGTDDTRNSRAIPVIEGLKERGADVVGYDPVATENMREQFPEIEYADSAGEALEWASGALVVTDWDEFAALDEAFDAMEESVVVDGRRVVERGEGITYEGLTW; encoded by the coding sequence ATGAACATCAACGTCGTCGGGAGCGGCTACGTCGGGACGACGCTCGCGGCCTGTCTCGCCGATCTGGGTCACGACGTAACGGCGATCGACATCGACGAAGACGTCGTCGCCGAACTGAACGCGGGGCGAGCGCCGATCCACGAGCCCGGACTGGACGAGCTGGTCGCCGAGCACGCCGGCGAGAACTTGCAGGCGACGACAGCCTACGAGAATGTCGCTGACGCCGAGGCGACGTTCCTCGCCATCCAGACGCCATCGCGCGAGGACGGCAGCATCGACGTGGCGCCGCTGGAAGCGGCCGCCGAGATGACTGGCGAGGCGCTCGCGGACGCCGACAGCGATCATCTGGTGATCGTCAAGAGCACGATCACGCCGCCGAAGGTCGACGAGATTCGGGACGCCGTCGCCGAGGGACTGGGCGAGTCGTCATCGCGCGTCGAGGTGGCGACGAACCCCGAGTTCCTGCGCGAGGGGACTGCAGTTGAGGACTTTCTGGCACCCCAGAAGGTCGTCTTCGGGACTGACTCGGCGTGGGCGACCGATCGGCTGGAGGCCGTGTACGCACCGCTACTTGCCGACCACGACACTCACGTCGTCCAGACGGGCCCCGAGACGGCGACGATGATCAAGTACGCCAACAACGCCTTCTTGGCGACGAAAATCTCGCTGATCAACGACTTGGGGAACGTCTGCAAGGAGTTCGGCATCGACGCCTACGAGGTCGCCGACGCGATCGGTCTCGACGACCGCATCGGCGAGCAGTTCTTGCGTTCGGGCGTCGGCTGGGGCGGGTCGTGTTTTCCCAAAGACGTCGCAGCGATCATCGCCGCGGCGCGGGAGGCCGGCTACGATCCCGCAGTGTTAGACGCCGCCGTCGAGGTCAACGACCGCCAGCCAGAACGACTGCTGGAGTTGCTCGACGAGCACGTCGACGTGGAAGGTAAGCGTGTCGCCGTGCTCGGCCTAGCGTTCAAGCCCGGGACGGACGACACGCGCAACTCGCGGGCGATTCCGGTGATCGAGGGGCTCAAAGAGCGCGGAGCCGACGTGGTAGGGTACGATCCGGTCGCAACCGAGAACATGCGCGAGCAGTTCCCGGAGATCGAGTACGCGGACTCCGCTGGTGAGGCGCTGGAGTGGGCCTCGGGAGCGCTCGTGGTGACCGACTGGGACGAGTTCGCGGCGCTCGACGAAGCGTTCGACGCGATGGAAGAGTCCGTCGTGGTGGATGGGCGGCGTGTCGTGGAGCGCGGTGAGGGGATTACGTATGAAGGGCTGACCTGGTAG
- a CDS encoding DUF7342 family protein: MDATDASDGPPPFEDAFRGDDVEQRIYGTVLQTREPTTAGAIADQVDCDPKTARKYLGWFSDLGIVTRYDGTPVTYERNDAYFQWRRINQLAAEHTLDTLRQRVRNLTDRITAYEETYDAERPGAVDAVAAAEASDERTIDAVYGDLADWATVREERERYERARQQRADTETEPVSG, encoded by the coding sequence ATGGACGCCACAGACGCCTCCGACGGCCCTCCACCGTTCGAGGATGCATTTCGCGGTGACGATGTCGAACAGCGCATCTACGGCACGGTCCTCCAGACCCGCGAGCCGACGACGGCGGGTGCCATCGCCGATCAGGTCGACTGCGATCCGAAAACGGCCCGGAAGTATCTCGGCTGGTTTAGCGATCTCGGGATCGTCACGCGCTATGACGGCACTCCGGTCACCTACGAACGGAACGACGCGTACTTCCAGTGGCGACGGATCAACCAGCTTGCCGCCGAGCACACTCTCGATACGCTTCGCCAGCGCGTCCGGAACCTAACCGACCGGATCACCGCGTACGAGGAGACGTACGACGCCGAGAGGCCAGGGGCAGTCGACGCTGTCGCAGCCGCCGAAGCGAGCGACGAGCGGACGATCGATGCCGTGTATGGCGATCTCGCCGACTGGGCAACCGTTCGAGAGGAGCGCGAACGCTACGAACGCGCCCGACAGCAACGCGCTGATACTGAGACCGAACCGGTGTCTGGGTAG
- a CDS encoding type II toxin-antitoxin system PemK/MazF family toxin → MHVHRGDIAIVELDPTQGSEQRGTRPCLVVQNDVGNENAPTTIVVPFTTSFGDELYPFEVLVPADECALREDSVAVCSQIRTVSVDHRVSDVIGSIPDDRMAEVDTALEYSLGLRDV, encoded by the coding sequence ATGCACGTTCACCGTGGCGATATTGCCATTGTCGAGCTAGACCCAACGCAAGGATCTGAGCAGCGTGGTACGCGCCCCTGTCTCGTTGTCCAGAACGATGTTGGAAACGAGAACGCCCCGACGACCATTGTCGTCCCGTTCACGACCTCTTTCGGTGATGAACTCTATCCGTTCGAAGTGCTGGTTCCTGCCGACGAGTGTGCGCTTCGAGAGGATTCAGTCGCTGTCTGTAGTCAGATTCGGACTGTCTCGGTTGATCATCGCGTCTCCGATGTGATTGGCTCCATCCCGGATGACCGGATGGCAGAGGTCGATACCGCCCTCGAGTACAGTCTCGGGCTTCGTGATGTGTAG
- a CDS encoding RNA-guided endonuclease InsQ/TnpB family protein, with the protein MSRTIRTFEATITNQQQVCDDLDQLGWAASKLWNVGRYYAQERWDETGDIPDDGELKAELKRHDRYTDLHSQSSQRVLEELAEAFTGWFGKRRNGDDRARPPGYRKHGDSHPRSTVSFKAAGFKHDAQFTRVRLSKGRNLKEHRSDFILCEYQTRPDVDLSEWDIQQVRTVYKRDEWRLQFVCRTTIDPEPPGDEVAGVDLGICNVAAVSFGGESVLYPGGALKEDEYYFTKQKAKCDDSSSREATRLDRTRTGRRTHFLHALSKSIVEECVERGVGTLVVGDLGGIREDDENGEPRNWGDHGNLDLHGWAFDRFTTLLGYKAEAEGIDVELVSERDTSKSCSACGHTDDNQRVERGLYVCDACGTVSNADVNGAENIRQKVLPSLATDGGDRDNGWLAQPAVHLFDRSEGSFVPREQAVNREP; encoded by the coding sequence ATGAGTCGAACCATCCGAACCTTCGAGGCCACAATCACGAACCAGCAACAGGTTTGTGACGACCTCGACCAACTCGGATGGGCCGCCTCAAAACTCTGGAACGTCGGTCGCTACTACGCACAAGAACGGTGGGACGAAACGGGCGATATTCCCGATGATGGGGAACTCAAAGCCGAACTCAAACGCCACGACCGCTACACGGACTTACATTCTCAATCCAGTCAGCGCGTTCTCGAAGAACTCGCTGAAGCGTTCACCGGCTGGTTCGGCAAGCGTCGGAACGGCGATGACCGTGCCCGACCGCCCGGCTACCGCAAACACGGAGACTCCCACCCGCGTTCAACCGTGTCGTTCAAAGCGGCTGGCTTCAAGCACGACGCACAGTTCACCCGCGTTCGCCTCTCGAAAGGACGAAACCTCAAAGAACATCGTTCGGACTTCATCCTCTGTGAGTACCAGACTCGCCCAGATGTTGACCTGTCCGAGTGGGACATTCAACAGGTTCGCACCGTCTACAAGCGCGACGAGTGGCGGCTACAGTTCGTCTGTCGCACCACCATCGACCCGGAACCGCCGGGTGATGAAGTGGCAGGTGTTGACCTCGGGATTTGCAACGTCGCCGCCGTCTCGTTCGGCGGTGAGTCGGTGTTGTACCCCGGTGGCGCACTCAAAGAGGACGAATACTACTTCACGAAGCAGAAAGCCAAATGCGACGATTCCTCGTCCCGTGAGGCTACTCGTCTTGATCGGACGAGAACTGGTCGTCGGACGCACTTCTTGCACGCACTCTCGAAATCAATCGTAGAGGAGTGTGTCGAACGAGGTGTTGGTACACTTGTCGTGGGCGACCTCGGCGGCATCCGTGAGGACGATGAAAACGGCGAACCTCGGAATTGGGGCGACCACGGGAATCTCGACTTGCATGGGTGGGCGTTCGACCGCTTCACGACGCTTCTCGGCTACAAAGCAGAAGCCGAGGGCATCGACGTGGAGTTGGTGTCGGAACGCGACACATCGAAGTCGTGTTCAGCATGTGGTCACACGGATGACAACCAGCGTGTGGAGCGTGGACTGTACGTGTGTGACGCGTGCGGTACGGTTTCGAACGCAGACGTGAACGGCGCGGAGAATATTCGACAAAAGGTACTCCCGAGTCTCGCCACGGATGGCGGTGATAGGGATAACGGCTGGTTGGCACAGCCAGCGGTTCACCTGTTCGACCGTAGCGAGGGCAGTTTCGTCCCGCGAGAACAGGCCGTGAACCGCGAACCGTAA
- a CDS encoding AbrB/MazE/SpoVT family DNA-binding domain-containing protein — protein MPGAEKRTVGERGQVTLPKEFREEFGLHGGDEVTIRKESGQIVIEKPVSREDLAEGYRRRAEQHQALADEMADVSQEANDTLGDVPEW, from the coding sequence ATGCCCGGCGCAGAGAAACGTACAGTCGGCGAACGCGGTCAAGTGACCCTTCCGAAAGAGTTCCGCGAGGAATTTGGTCTCCACGGCGGCGACGAAGTCACGATCCGAAAGGAATCAGGACAGATCGTCATCGAGAAACCGGTTTCACGTGAGGACCTCGCAGAGGGATACCGTCGTCGTGCCGAACAGCACCAAGCGCTGGCCGACGAGATGGCTGATGTCTCTCAGGAAGCTAACGACACCCTCGGCGACGTGCCGGAGTGGTAG
- a CDS encoding flippase, which translates to MSSDSSSVNTSLREILRGGSIFVLAKVITNAAGFLLNWVLIQALGTALYGIYAYARLITATTMTITAAGMDKGVLKYVPANADDERRDQIVSVALGTVFVFSVLIAVCLYLFAPIINQLTLQNNLLPDVLQILAITVPFYTLTTLLGAVFRSMTIVEYDALLSKVFPRIARLLAAVVGLLLGYTLVETVVALAVASALVFAVAVTVFLAKTDIRARTGIERETAFSLYNFSFPLMFSRAGTFLYKRIDVFMVGIFLTSADVGIYNIAALLATAIVIPLSGINQLFPPIASELYTNGKIDRLESVYQIVTRWAFTIAAFGAALLVVHRTTVLSLFGDEVTAATALFSLLVLGHLVNATAGPSNYVLMMADHQYLTMINQWAFGLLNVALNYVLLTQFGLIGAAIGTMTSLSLLNVVRVIQVWYLEKIVPYSWQFAKPIAACIIATLLMVMVKPLFTGYSQLLFGGTVGGVTFLLLLYVFGIEEEDESFVREEIIN; encoded by the coding sequence ATGTCGAGCGATTCTTCGTCAGTGAACACCTCGCTACGAGAAATTCTCAGAGGTGGATCTATATTCGTACTTGCAAAGGTGATTACGAACGCCGCAGGCTTCCTGCTTAATTGGGTTCTCATCCAGGCGCTTGGCACGGCACTGTATGGAATCTACGCATATGCGCGACTGATTACAGCTACGACAATGACGATCACCGCTGCAGGAATGGACAAGGGAGTGCTCAAGTACGTTCCCGCAAACGCTGACGACGAGCGACGAGATCAGATCGTAAGCGTCGCTCTCGGGACTGTGTTTGTGTTTAGCGTTCTGATTGCGGTCTGCCTATATCTCTTCGCACCAATCATCAACCAACTTACACTACAGAATAATCTGTTGCCTGATGTCCTCCAAATCCTTGCCATCACAGTCCCATTTTACACACTCACGACGCTGCTAGGCGCAGTGTTTCGGAGTATGACGATTGTTGAGTACGACGCACTCTTGTCGAAGGTGTTCCCTCGCATTGCTCGTTTACTCGCAGCGGTGGTAGGACTGCTCCTCGGATATACGCTTGTTGAAACTGTCGTCGCGCTGGCAGTGGCGAGTGCTCTCGTCTTCGCAGTTGCAGTCACAGTGTTTCTCGCTAAGACGGACATCAGAGCACGGACGGGAATAGAACGAGAAACTGCGTTCAGTCTATACAACTTCTCGTTCCCGTTGATGTTTTCGCGGGCTGGGACGTTTCTATACAAACGGATCGACGTTTTCATGGTTGGTATCTTTTTGACATCAGCTGATGTTGGGATCTACAATATCGCGGCGCTACTTGCAACTGCAATCGTGATCCCGCTTAGCGGGATCAATCAGCTGTTCCCACCTATCGCATCTGAATTATATACGAATGGAAAAATCGACCGGCTCGAATCGGTGTATCAGATTGTGACTCGCTGGGCGTTTACGATTGCGGCCTTTGGTGCAGCCCTTCTCGTCGTTCACCGGACTACAGTGCTTTCGCTGTTCGGAGACGAGGTCACCGCTGCGACAGCCTTGTTTTCGCTGCTCGTGTTAGGTCATCTCGTGAATGCGACAGCAGGCCCTAGCAATTACGTGCTAATGATGGCCGACCATCAGTACCTCACGATGATTAATCAGTGGGCGTTCGGTCTGCTCAACGTAGCACTCAATTATGTTTTGCTCACTCAGTTCGGACTGATCGGGGCTGCTATCGGGACGATGACGAGCCTGTCACTTCTTAATGTCGTTCGAGTCATACAAGTATGGTATCTTGAGAAGATCGTGCCGTACTCTTGGCAATTTGCTAAGCCGATCGCCGCTTGCATCATAGCAACGCTCCTGATGGTGATGGTCAAGCCGTTGTTTACCGGGTACTCACAACTACTGTTCGGTGGAACTGTTGGTGGAGTAACGTTCTTACTCTTACTATATGTGTTTGGAATAGAAGAAGAGGACGAATCGTTTGTCAGAGAAGAGATAATCAACTAA
- the aglF gene encoding UTP--glucose-1-phosphate uridylyltransferase AglF, with amino-acid sequence MQAVVLAAGEGTRLRPLTEDKPKGMVEVAGEPILTHCFEQLVELGAEELIVVVGYKKEKIIQHYDDEFRGVPITYTHQREQQGLAHALLTAEEHVDQDFMLMLGDNIFDANLQDVVRRHNEDRADAAFLVEEVPMEEASRYGVCDTNDYGEITDVIEKPEEPPTNLVMTGFYTFTPAIFHACHLVQPSNRGEYEISEAVDLLLASGRTIDAIGLDGWRLDIGYPEDRDEAERRLTGEVDEEAAAASSE; translated from the coding sequence ATGCAAGCAGTCGTTCTCGCCGCTGGCGAAGGCACTCGCCTGCGGCCGCTGACCGAAGACAAACCGAAGGGGATGGTCGAGGTCGCCGGCGAACCCATCCTCACCCACTGCTTCGAGCAGTTGGTCGAACTCGGCGCCGAGGAGTTGATCGTCGTCGTCGGCTACAAAAAAGAGAAGATCATCCAGCACTACGACGACGAGTTCCGCGGGGTGCCGATCACCTACACCCACCAGCGCGAACAGCAGGGCCTCGCCCACGCGCTGCTCACTGCCGAGGAACACGTCGATCAGGACTTCATGTTGATGCTGGGCGACAATATCTTCGACGCGAACCTCCAGGATGTCGTGCGCCGGCACAACGAGGACCGCGCCGACGCCGCCTTCCTCGTCGAGGAGGTGCCCATGGAGGAGGCCTCCCGCTACGGCGTCTGTGACACGAACGACTACGGCGAGATCACCGACGTGATCGAGAAACCCGAGGAGCCGCCGACGAACCTCGTGATGACTGGCTTCTACACGTTCACGCCCGCGATCTTCCACGCCTGTCACCTCGTCCAGCCCTCGAATCGCGGCGAGTACGAGATCAGTGAGGCGGTCGACCTCCTGCTGGCCAGCGGGCGCACGATCGACGCGATCGGCCTCGACGGCTGGCGACTGGACATCGGCTATCCCGAGGACCGCGACGAAGCCGAACGGCGCCTGACCGGTGAGGTTGACGAGGAGGCCGCGGCGGCATCGAGCGAGTAA
- a CDS encoding O-antigen ligase family protein — MKSALSGSRSIIGQDLLPSQITVSTKDIIVSSVALVVLLNILAPAVAVFSPIPLLVSVGIVMCAYFAFIIINGSIGEGIVSAAVVLTTYSADVPVLSGPGGAEFGILLADLVIFPCIVGLLYVERHDLSFGAYSKYTAGALSFFVFWSYISAAISNGPSSVNAIAFSLSVTRYLFYFIFAALLIRWVSVLDAIYPLLVATAGHTVVAIAESHRGKAYGFTRLGDATGSPLGEFDLWFVEFTSGLFAGGFSGSSRILISLLLIVTPLAVAVTIAEERTRLLKFAALAFPPFTIVMVQISDTDAGLGAMILVFGLIIIFSGYSLFVRGNRRFKTSVYGTVSGIALTLLLFMLGREKSPTGRQSGSAGVGAGTTNQSDGSPTNGSSSTGPTNGSSSTGPTNGSSSTGPTNGSSSTGPTNGSSSTGPTNGSSSTGPTNGSSSTGPTNGSSEGGGNQIGADSSPTGLQKEILELFQGIPGFQSNTLLIRLQQYAAAVDLGAQYPLFGIGGWNFVMVSESYGFDKPRVIHNTYLAHLAEVGILGALAFVISVTLPIIIAIQLSQESEASDAFLWWSFAFGLLAFHAYAFWTSIYHSAVAYSVLWLLNGIIVGAKYHDTSVVSRGGRADTE, encoded by the coding sequence ATGAAATCTGCACTTTCCGGGTCAAGATCAATAATAGGCCAAGACCTATTACCAAGTCAAATCACAGTATCGACAAAGGACATCATTGTTTCTTCTGTGGCACTGGTCGTACTGCTTAATATTCTTGCGCCAGCAGTTGCAGTGTTCTCGCCGATCCCACTTCTCGTCTCGGTTGGGATCGTGATGTGCGCATACTTCGCTTTCATTATTATCAACGGGAGTATTGGAGAAGGTATCGTTAGCGCGGCCGTCGTTTTAACAACGTACAGCGCTGATGTGCCGGTACTTTCTGGACCGGGAGGCGCGGAGTTCGGAATCCTGCTGGCAGATCTTGTGATCTTCCCCTGTATTGTTGGACTGCTCTATGTGGAACGACATGACCTCAGTTTCGGGGCGTATAGCAAGTACACGGCTGGAGCACTGTCATTTTTTGTTTTTTGGTCATATATATCAGCCGCAATTTCTAACGGCCCATCATCTGTGAACGCCATCGCCTTCTCATTGTCAGTTACAAGATATTTATTCTACTTCATCTTCGCGGCTCTACTCATCCGATGGGTTTCAGTACTTGACGCGATATACCCGCTCCTCGTGGCTACCGCCGGGCACACCGTCGTAGCGATCGCGGAATCGCATCGCGGGAAGGCATACGGATTTACGCGACTCGGTGATGCTACAGGCAGCCCTCTTGGAGAATTTGACCTCTGGTTTGTCGAATTTACGTCTGGACTCTTTGCCGGGGGATTCAGCGGATCGTCGCGAATTCTAATTTCGCTATTACTTATCGTAACGCCACTCGCAGTTGCCGTCACAATAGCTGAAGAACGTACTCGGCTGCTAAAATTCGCCGCACTGGCTTTTCCTCCATTCACTATAGTAATGGTGCAGATCAGTGATACTGATGCTGGGCTCGGTGCAATGATTCTCGTATTTGGCTTGATCATCATATTCAGTGGATATTCGTTATTTGTCAGAGGCAATAGGCGGTTTAAGACATCAGTGTACGGAACAGTTTCAGGGATCGCTTTGACACTCCTGTTGTTTATGTTGGGTAGAGAAAAAAGCCCAACCGGTCGGCAGAGCGGTTCCGCGGGAGTGGGTGCTGGGACGACGAATCAGTCGGACGGTTCGCCAACCAACGGCTCATCCTCAACTGGGCCAACCAACGGCTCATCCTCAACTGGGCCAACCAACGGCTCATCCTCAACTGGGCCAACCAACGGCTCATCCTCAACTGGGCCAACCAACGGCTCATCCTCAACTGGGCCAACCAACGGCTCATCCTCAACTGGGCCAACCAACGGCTCATCCTCAACTGGGCCAACCAACGGCTCATCGGAAGGTGGAGGAAATCAGATAGGAGCTGATTCCTCACCAACAGGACTTCAGAAAGAAATTCTGGAACTCTTCCAAGGCATTCCTGGATTCCAGTCGAACACTCTTCTGATACGCCTCCAACAGTACGCCGCAGCGGTTGATCTCGGGGCTCAGTACCCGCTCTTTGGGATCGGTGGCTGGAATTTCGTGATGGTTTCAGAATCATATGGGTTTGATAAGCCAAGAGTAATCCACAACACCTACTTAGCACACCTTGCCGAGGTCGGCATTCTTGGTGCTCTCGCATTCGTTATCTCAGTCACTCTCCCGATCATAATTGCGATCCAGTTATCACAAGAGTCCGAGGCGAGCGATGCGTTTCTCTGGTGGTCGTTCGCGTTTGGGTTGCTTGCATTCCACGCGTACGCATTCTGGACATCGATTTATCATAGTGCAGTCGCTTACAGCGTGCTCTGGCTCTTGAACGGCATAATTGTCGGCGCGAAGTATCACGACACGAGTGTTGTCTCACGAGGTGGACGAGCCGACACTGAATAG